One Oryza sativa Japonica Group chromosome 8, ASM3414082v1 DNA window includes the following coding sequences:
- the LOC9271325 gene encoding uncharacterized protein encodes MARGWEDLPPDLLVHIAGGFSIQAYTRLRGVCAAWRDALRPPSPSLLVLRDRHAGQRFAAWCVSPRMVSTALHETLAARLSPASRCVGSGDGWVAAHVPGGAVLVNPHTGDEIPLHSFPGGGGNNVVVFKVVFAPNPTPSEFTAAAITGGGRVVYTTNGNSGWTDFKCPRLGAHGDGGSIADVVYHDHGGGKKVVYCLTAGGDVHVLRLPAGGQRRTTASLVPLFDKPAATFYPAAAFAPPYDTVRTFADSKNLAVCGDGQLYQIWRDDDANATMFVLRYHPRRRPCWLPAKDLGGHAVFIGKNNAVALRGDDGGGATPAPRANCVYWTDVWTDRAKVFDVVTGESTLCFPGAEVSFNTGYILQCFKIVFDHPINVDPMFIGGNGIGYDL; translated from the exons ATGGCGCGTGGGTGGGAGGACCTGCCGCCGGACCTCCTCGTGCACATCGCCGGTGGCTTCTCCATCCAAGCCTACACCCGACTCCGCGGCGTCTGCGCCGCCTGGCGCGAcgccctccggccgccctcgccgtcgctccTCGTCCTCCGCGACCGCCACGCCGGGCAGCGCTTCGCCGCCTGGTGCGTGTCCCCGAGGATGGTCTCCACCGCGCTCCACGAGACGCTCGCCGCGAGGCTCTCCCCGGCGAGCCGCTGCGTCGGCTCCGGCGACGGCTGGGTCGCCGCCCACGTgcccggcggcgccgtcctcgTGAACCCTCACACCGGCGACGAGATCCCGCTCCACTCTTTCCCCGGCGGCGGGGGGAATAATGTGGTGGTGTTCAAGGTCGTCTTCGCGCCGAACCCGACGCCGAGCGAGTTCACCGCGGCGgcgatcaccggcggcggccgcgtcgtctACACGACGAACGGGAACAGCGGATGGACCGACTTCAAGTGCCCCCGCCTCGGCGCTCACGGCGACGGGGGCAGCATCGCCGACGTGGTGTACcacgaccacggcggcggcaagaaggTGGTGTACTGCCtcacggccggcggcgacgtgcacgtcctccgcctccccgccggcggccAGCGAAGGACGACGGCGTCGCTGGTGCCACTGTTCGACAAGCCCGCCGCGACGTTCTACCCGGCGGCCGCGTTCGCGCCGCCGTACGACACGGTCCGCACCTTCGCCGACTCCAAGAACCTGGCCGTCTGCGGCGACGGCCAACTCTACCAGATCTGgagggacgacgacgcgaacgCCACCATGTTCGTCCTCAGgtaccaccctcgccgccgcccgtgctgGCTGCCGGCGAAGGACCTCGGCGGACACGCGGTGTTCATCGGGAAGAACAACGCGGTGGCGCTgcgcggggacgacggcggcggcgcgacgccggcgccgaGAGCCAACTGCGTGTACTGGACCGACGTCTGGACCGATCGGGCCAAGGTGTTCGACGTGGTGACCGGCGAGTCGACGTTGTGCTTTCCTGGCGCAGAAG TTTCATTTAATACGGGATATATTTTACAGTGCTTTAAAATTGTTTTCGACCATCCAATTAATGTTGATCCAATGTTCATTGGAGGTAATGGGATTGGATATGATCTGTGA
- the LOC107277934 gene encoding uncharacterized protein, producing the protein MSCSRGWWNDLPSDLLALVAGCLTFQAYTRARAACAARRAALPAISSPSLLVLHDDHRERSSFSAWFLSPRISIASLATNLISTGRAQRCVGSGHGWVAFGDFNASLVNAFTGDEIPFHSFPEKHGVVMSKVVFAPNPTPAEFTAAAITGHLRVTYTTRGNSGWTDVELPRLGAIGGGDYIADVVYHEKEFGGGKKKKVVYCLTGGGDVLVLRLPAGRRRRQRRPASFEPLFDKASAVFYPAAAFAPPHSTGDKYLVVCDDGHLYQIWMDEKISYGSGAIASVLRYYPRRRPCWLPAKDLGGRSFFVGVNNAVALRVDGGGGGASGLRGNCVYWSARCSSRAKVFDVESGKSATCFPVVDLETGKSAPGFPGGAEAHRALCWFFLADMRSSSSNTRVGTSAHQLQKRARHA; encoded by the coding sequence aTGTCGTGCTCGCGTGGGTGGTGGAACGACCTCCCGTCGGATCTCCTCGCGCTCGTCGCCGGCTGCCTCACGTTCCAGGCCTacacccgcgcccgcgccgcctgcgccgccaggcgcgccgccctccccgcgaTCTCCTCGCCGTCGCTCCTCGTCCTCCACGACGACCACCGCGAACGCTCCAGCTTCTCCGCATGGTTCTTGTCCCCCAGGATCTCCATCGCTAGCTTGGCCACCAACCTGATCTCTACGGGGAGGGCGCAGCGCTGCGTCGGCTCCGGCCATGGCTGGGTCGCCTTCGGCGACTTCAATGCCTCCCTCGTGAACGCGTTCACCGGCGACGAGATCCCCTTCCATTCGTTCCCGGAGAAGCACGGCGTGGTGATGTCGAAGGTCGTCTTCGCGCCGAACCCGACGCCGGCGGagttcacggcggcggcgatcaccGGCCACCTCCGCGTCACCTACACCACTCGCGGGAACAGCGGATGGACCGACGTCGAGCTCCCGCGTCTCGGCGCTATCGGCGGCGGGGACTACATCGCCGACGTGGTGTACCACGAGAAAGAAttcggcggcggcaagaagaagaaggtggtgTACTGCCTcaccggaggcggcgacgtgctcgtcctccgcctccccgccggccgccgccgccgccagcgaagGCCGGCGTCGTTCGAGCCACTGTTCGACAAGGCGAGCGCCGTGTTCTACCCGGCGGCCGCGTTCGCGCCACCGCACAGCACGGGCGACAAGTACCTGGTGGTCTGCGATGACGGCCATCTCTACCAGATCTGGATGGACGAAAAGATCTCCTATGGCAGTGGCGCCATAGCATCCGTTCTCAGGTActaccctcgccgccggccgtgctGGCTGCCGGCGAAGGATCTCGGCGGGCGCTCGTTCTTCGTCGGGGTGAACAACGCGGTGGCGCTGCGCgtggatggtggcggcggcggcgcgtcggggCTGAGAGGCAACTGCGTGTACTGGAGTGCCAGGTGTAGTAGCCGGGCCAAGGTGTTCGACGTGGAGTCCGGCAAGTCGGCGACATGCTTTCCGGTGGTCGACTTGGAGACGGGCAAGTCGGCGCCGGGCTTTCCCGGCGGCGCGGAAGCTCATAGAGCCCTCTGCTGGTTCTTCTTGGCTGATAtgcgtagcagcagcagcaatacgAGAGTGGGAACGTCGGCTCATCAGCTTCAGAAAAGGGCTCGTCATGCATGA